AATCAAAACTGAACTCTCTCTTAAATATGATAATGTCTTACCCAAGTCTTATGATTTAATAAAGAAAAGGCGTTTCCTCAAAGTGCTAACCATAGCTGGACACTGTGTTACACAGATGTCACCTTCTCTATGAACAAGAAGTTTACCAACTTCATCATTAACTTTCGTTAAAATTAAAAGGATGTCATTGTCATCAGCATGTGTTTTTAACGCGTCGACAAgtttctgtatgtaaacagaaCCTGTAGATTTGTTTCTGAACGATTTGTATCCCGGAACAGTAGAGTATCCGACCAGGAAGTCGGCCTCATTTTTAACAAGCTGCTGGCAGTACATAGTGTCAGTCTCTAAATTAACTCCCGCCATTACGGCGTGACCTTGACAAGCTTGAATGAAGAATATCTTCTGTTTTCCCGCCAAAGAACGGCATCTGTCTGCTACAAATCGTTTTGTCAGATCCCTTATCTCTACTATGACATTGTCAGTACCATACACGACGTCTTTCGCACCATGTGAAAGAATACAGACCACCAGACAGTCGTACATAGAGTGGTCTAGTTGACTGACTTCTCTCATAACTGATTCCATCTCTTCAGCTTGTAAGTCGTTGTGTGTGCGAACTGTGTAGCTTGTCGAATAGTTCTGCAAGCAGTCCTGTTAGTAAAATGGTAGAAAGCAGTAAGAATCCTCGATGGGATAACCACCAATATGTTCACTGAAAGCTGTTAAAATaccgatcatcagacactgtaCATTCCAATTAGATGTCCTTTTAAATCAATATGTAGTAATAAGTTAAAGTCGTGATTCATTGGACCGCAGGTTTtcggtgtggacccaaaaatcaacttgatgggatatattgcaccatattaTGTACTGTTACagaatatatttacccacataAGGtgtaatactgttcacggtgtacgatatGCGATTAAATCATTATATGTAACGAACATAATTCCCAGTTGTAGCTAGTGCAGCTTGAAGAAGCCAAAAAATGTATGAGTTAAAACTAT
Above is a genomic segment from Glandiceps talaboti chromosome 20, keGlaTala1.1, whole genome shotgun sequence containing:
- the LOC144450585 gene encoding caspase-7-like, with the protein product MAGVNLETDTMYCQQLVKNEADFLVGYSTVPGYKSFRNKSTGSVYIQKLVDALKTHADDNDILLILTKVNDEVGKLLVHREGDICVTQCPAMVSTLRKRLFFIKS